In Tsukamurella tyrosinosolvens, the genomic window CGTCCCGGCCGGGTAGATCACGTTCTGCGCGGCCTGCATCGGGTTGCTCTCGGCGGACGCCGCCTTGAGGAACTTCGGCGCCTCGTCGGGCGAGGTCCAGCTCGGGCCGCCGAGGCCGGTGGCCGACGGATCGCCGCACTGCAGCACGAACAGGCCGCTCTTCTTGTCGGCGGCCTCGCTGGCGGTCTCGCGGTGGCAGGTGGTGGCGTCGAAGTACTTCGCCTGCATCAGCGCGACGAAGGTCTCCACGTTGCACGGCGCCTTCGACCGGTCAAGCTCGAAGCCGATCGGGCCGCTGTTGGTGGTGATCGTGCCCGTCATCGTGCCGGTGTTCGGGACGTCCTTGCCCTCGGGCTTGGTGAGCGACTTGTTGCGCTCGGTGAGCTTGTCGAGCGTCGGCAGCTGCTTCTCGGCCTCGGCGATCGACTTCTCCGAGCTGTCGGTCTGCTCGATCGCGGCGTCGATCTGCTGCTGGAAGGACGCCTTCTGGTCCGCCGGCATCGTGGGCAGGCGCTTCTGCGCGTCCGCGATCTGGGTGCGCATCGTCGCGATCTGCTTCTTCTGCGAATCGATGCTCTTGCGGGCATCGGCCGCGGGATCGCGGTCGCCGAAGTCGCAGGTCACGTGGAGCGACTTGAACTTGTTCTCCGCGGCGACGCGCAACGGCGCCCGCGGGCCCGCCGGGACCCAGATGTAGGCGGCGACGACGGCGGCCACCGCCACCACGGCGACACCCGCCCCGATGGCCTTCACCTTGCGCTTGCGCGCGTCGGCCTCACGCCGCTCATTCTGCTTCGCCAGCTTCTCGCGGGCTGCCTGGCGGCGCTCTTCATTGCTCGGCACGGTGTGACGACCTCCTCATTACCGACATCCGGCGGGCACAACTGATCGCCAAGTCTGCCAGCTAAACCTGATAGACGCCGTCACCGGGTCTGGTGCCACAATGGTCGGATGCTGATCACCGGATTCCCCGCGGGGGTGTTCCAGACCAATTGCTACGTCGTCGCGGCCGGTCCGGACTCCGACGCCGTCGTCATCGACCCCGGTCAGGACGCCGTCGAGCCCCTCAAGCAGCTGCTGGCCGAGCACCGCCTGAACCCCGTCGCGGTCCTGCTCACGCACGGTCACCTCGACCACACGTGGACCGCGCAGCCCTTCGCCGACGAGTACGGCATCCCCGTGCACATCCACGAGGGCGACCGCCCGATGCTCGCGGATCCCGCCGTCGGGATCGGCGCGGCGCTCGGCGCGATGATCGGCGACCAGGTCTTCGTCGAGCCGCAGAAGGTCATCGACCTCGTCGACGGCGAGCCCGTCACCCTGGCCGGGATCACCTTCGGGGTCGACCACGCGCCCGGCCACTCCGCGGGCTCGATCGTCTTCACCGTCGAGGCCCCCGCGGTCGACGGTGCCGGTGCCCCGGTCGAGGGCGAGACGGTCACCGTCGCCTTCGACGGCGACGTGCTGTTCCAGGGCTCCATCGGCCGGACCGACCTCCCGGGCGGCAGTCACGAGCAGCTGCTGGGCTCGATCGCGGCGAAGCTGCTGCCGCTGCGGGACGACACCGTCGTCCTGCCCGGGCACGGCCCGGCCACCACCATCGGACGGGAGCGGGCGTCGAACCCGTTCCTGCAGGGCCTCACCGGCACCGAGACGCCGGGTGAGCGGAAAGGACGATACGGACTGTGAGCGCCGGTAGCTTCCAGGCTCCCAAGGGCATTCCCGACTACATCCCGGTGCCGTCGGGGGAGAAGAACAGCTCCGCCGACTTCCTCGCCGTGCGCACCGCGCTGCTGCGGGCGACCGCCGAGGCGGGGTACGGCTACATCGAGCTGCCGATCTTCGAGGACACCACGCTCTTCGCGCGCGGCGTCGGCGAATCTACGGATGTGGTCGCGAAGGAGATGTACACCTTCGCCGACCGCGGCGACCGCTCGGTGACGCTGCGCCCCGAGGGCACCGCCGGCGTGGTCCGCGCGGTGCTCCAGCACGGCCTCGACCGCGGCCAGCTGCCCGTGAAGGCCGCGTACGCGGGGCCCTTCTTCCGGTACGAGCGTCCCCAGGAGGGCCGCTACCGGCAGCTGCAGCAGGTCGGCATGGAGGCCATCGGTGTGGACGACCCGGCGCTGGACGCCGAGGTGATCGCGGTGGCGGACCGCGCCTACCGCAGCGTCGGCCTCGACGGCTTCCGGCTGGAGGTCTCGAGCCTCGGCGACGCGACGTGCCGCCCGCAGTACCGCGCGAAGCTGCAGGAGTTCCTGTTCGCGCTGGACCTCGACGAGGAGACCCGCCGGCGCGCCGAGATCAACCCGCTGCGCGTGCTCGACGACAAGCGGCCGGAGGTCAAGGCGATGACGGCCGACGCGCCGCTCATGATCGACAACCTCACGCCGGAGCCGAAGGAGCACTTCGAGAAGGTGCTGGGCTACCTCGACGCGATGGGCGTGCCGTACGTCGTGAATCCGCGCCTGGTGCGCGGCCTCGACTACTACACGAAGACCTGCTTCGAGTTCGTCCACGACGGCCTCGGCGCGCAGTCGGGCATCGGCGGCGGCGGGCGGTACGACGGCCTCGTCGAGCAGCTCGGCGGCCGCGAGGGCGTCACCGGCGTCGGCTTCGGGCTCGGCGTCGACCGCACGCTCCTCGCCCTCGCCGCGGAGGGCAAGCGCGCCCCGGCGGCGCCGCGCGTCGTGGCCTTCGGCGTGCCGCTCGGCGACGCCGCGCGCGATGCGATGGTGCCGTTGCTCGGCCGCCTGCGGTCGGCGGGCGTCGCGTCCGACATGGCCTACGGCAACCGCGCCATGAAGGGCGCGATGAAGGCCGCGGACCGCTCGGGCGCCCGATTCGCCCTGATCCTGGGGGATGCGGAGCTGGAGCAGGGCGTCGTCATGGTCAAGGATCTGGCGAAGGGCGAGCAGCGGGCCCTCCCGATCGATACCGTCGTGGACGTGATCGTGACCGAGAGCTCCGAGAGCGCAGGGTAGCCCGCGTGTCGTCCAGTCCCGCCGAGCCCGGCGCCCGCGATCCGCGGGAGCTGAGCGCGGAGGACGCCGTCGATGTGGACCTGATCCCGCCCCGCGTGGTGCTGCCGAAGGTGCGGCGCGCGGTGGCCGTGGGGCTCCTGGTGACCGTGGTGATCGCGGTGGTCGTCGCGGTCCTCGCCGGGCCGGTGTGGGGCACCGCCGTCCTCGTCGCGGGCGCCGCGCCGGGGCTCGGCGGCTATCTCGGCGTCGCCCGGCGCCGCGTCGTGCTCGACCACCGCGTGCTCACCCGGAGGACGCTGCGCACGCAGCGCGTGAACCTCATGGACGCCGACGAGGTCGACCTCGTCGCCGAGGTGGCCCGGCTCGCCCAGGTCTCGCTGCGCATCCGGCACGGCAGGACGACGGTGCGCCTGCCGGTCGCCCTGTACGAGGGGCCCGGCCGCGGCCGGGTGCGGGGCCGGGAGCTGCCGATGCTGGGCACCCGCAGACTCGCGGAGGCGCTCGACCGCAACCGTCGCGCGGAGGTGCGCGACATCGGGCGCGTGCTCGCGGAACAGTCCCGGTCGCAGGCCTCGTCGACGCCGATGCGCGACCGACCGCTGTTCCGTGCGGCGGGGATCGCGCGCGAGGTCGGCGGCGCCGAGGAGCTGGTGTTCACGGCCGACGAGGTGGACGAGATCGCCCGGCCGCCATGGTAGACGCGCGCTGTTCGAACACTTGACTCCGATCGAACGAGATGTTCGAATAGCGGTGTGCGATGGGACGGTCAGCTGCTGAGTGATGCCGGTTCGGGCGTGCGTGCGCTGCCGGGGCTCGAGGGCGTGGGGCGCACGGTCACCACGCCGGAATTCGAGGGCATCACCTTTCACGAGGTCCTCTGTAAGAGCGCGCTGAACAAGCTGCCCGAGTCCTCGGCGATGCCCTTCTCGTGGACCGTCAACCCGTACCGCGGGTGCACGCACGCGTGCACGTACTGCTTCGCGCGGTCGAGTCACGAGTATCTCGAGTTCGATGCGGGCGGGGACTTCGACTCGCAGATCGTGGTCAAGACGAACCTCGTCCCGGTGCTCAAGAAGGAGCTCCGGCGCGCCTCCTGGCGGGGGGAGCCCGTCGCGCTCGGCACCAACACCGATCCCTATCAGCGCGCCGAGGGTCGGTACCGGCTGATGCCGGGCGTGATCGGTGCGTTGGCCGGCGCGGGTTCGCCGATCTCCATCCTCACCAAGGGGACGCTCCTGCGGCGCGACCTCCCGCTGCTCACGACCGCCGCCACGCGCGTGCCGGTGCAGCTGTCGGTGTCGCTGGCGCTGCTCGACCCGGAGCTGCAGCGCTCGCTCGAACCCGGAACGCCGAAGCCCGAGGCCCGGCTGGAGCTCATCCGCGCCATCGCGGAGGCGGGTTTCGACTGTCACGTCATGGTCGCCCCGGTCGTGCCCTACCTCACCGACGACGCCGCCTCGCTGCGTGCGCTCATCGCGGCGCTCGCCGACGCGGGTGCCGCCAGTGCGTCGGTCATGGCGCTGAACCTGACGGGGCGGTACCGGGACTGGTTCCTCGGCTGGCTCTCCGAGAACCATCCGATGCTGGTGCGGCGCTACCGCCAGCTGTACGGCTCCACCGGGCGGGTCTCGGCCGACTACCGCACGCACCTGCGCGCCCGCGTCACCCCGATGCTCGAGGAGTTCGGCCTGCTGCGCCTGGAGGATCCGTACGCGAGCCCGCCGCAGCGCGTGCCGCGCGCCCCGCGCGTCGACGGTTCCGCCGCCCCGGACCTGCAGGAGTCGCTCTTCTAGACAGGTGCGTAACCGATGCGTTACGCTTTCGGGGTGAGCGTCTTCGCGGCCATCGCCGACCCGGTCCGCCGCCGGATCGTGGTCCTGCTCAGCGGTGCTCCCATGACCGCCGGGCAGATCGCCGCCGAGTTCGACATCAGCCGGCCGGCCGTCAGTCGCCATCTGCGCGTGCTCCGCGACGCCGGCGTCGTCGAGGGCGGGCCGTCGGGCGACGACGGCCGGGAGCGCTCGTACGCGCTGCGGCTCGCCGCCCTCGATGAGGTCGACGACTGGCTGGCCCGGGTCCGCGGACCCGCCCGGCTCGGCGGCCTACTCGCTTCGCCCGCGCTCGACACCGAGGTGCGCCGAGCGCGGCGCGACAACGCTCGCGCGGCGGGTGCCGCGGGGGTATCGACCGAGATCGACCGACCGCACGAACGGGGAACGGCATGACCAAGCAGGCGACGGGGCGCGTGGAATCCACCGGCGACGGGCGCGACCTGATACTCGAGCGCTACTTCGACGCCGGCGTCGACGACGTCTGGGCGTCGATCACCGAGCCCGAGCGCACCGCGCGGTGGTTCGGCGGCTGGACCGGCGAACCCGGCGTCGGATCGGTCGTGCAGGTGACGATGGGCTTCGAGGAGGGCTCGCCGGTGATGCCCATGACCATCACGGCGTGCGAGCCCCCGCGGCGGCTCGGCGTGCACGCGAAGGACGAGTACGGCGAGTGGAACCTCGAAGCGCTCGTCGAGCGCGACGGTGACCGCACGCGGCTGACCTTCGTTCACCACCTCGATGCCGCGGCGAACGCCGCGGAGGTGGGGCCGGGCTGGGAGTACTACCTCGACGCGCTCGTCGCCGCCGAGAATGGTAGCGCGGCACCGGATTTCGCGGACTACTTCCCGGCGATGTCCACGCACTACGGCGGCCGGTAGCGGGGGTGGCCGTGCATCACTAATGGAAATGATTACTATTAGTGGCATGACCGCCTCAGCCCCACTGCCCGTCACCGTCCTCTCCGGCTTCCTCGGCGCCGGCAAGACCACGCTGCTCAACCACCTCCTGACCAACCGCGACGGCCTGCGGATCGCGGTGATCGTCAACGACATGAGCGAAGTCAACGTCGATGCCGCGCTCGTCGACCTCGGCGGCTTCGACCGCACCGAGGAGAAGCTCGTCGAGCTCAGTAACGGGTGCATCTGCTGCACCCTGCGCGAGGACCTCGTCGACGCCGTCGGCGCGATCGCGCGGCAACGCACCCCCGAGGGCGGACCGCGCTTCGACCATCTCGTCATCGAGTCCACGGGCATCTCCGAGCCGATGCCCGTGGCCGCGACCTTCGACTGGACCTTCGACGACGGCAGCCGCCTCGGCGACCTCGCCGCCCTCGACACGATGGTCACCGTGGTCGACGCCAGCACGTTCCTCGGCGAGATCGCCCGGGGCACGAGCCTCGCGCAGCGCGGCCTCGGCGCCGCCGCGGGCGACGAGCGGTCCATCGCCGACCTGCTCATCGACCAGGTCGAGTTCGCCGACGTCGTGCTCATCAGCAAGCTGGACCTGGTCTCCGCGGCCGCCGGCGGCGCCGTCGAGGCCACCGTCCGCCGGCTCAACCCGCGCGCGCAGGTGCGGCCGCTCCGGCGCGGCGAGATCGCGGTGACCGAGGTGATCGGCACCGGCCTGTTCGACCACGACGCCGCGTCCTCGGTCGCGGGCTGGGACGACGAGGTGATCGGCGGCCACACGCCCGAGACGGAGGAGTACGGGATCTCCTCGATGGCCTACCGGGCCGACCGGCCGTTCCATCCGCAGCGGCTGCTCGAAGCGCTCGCGGACGTCCGTGCCGTGCTCCGGAGCAAGGGTTTCTGCTGGATCGCGAGCCGTCCGGACCTGGTCGGCGTCTGGTCCCAGGCCGGGCCCAACCTCACCATCGAGCCCGCCGCCTACTGGTCGCAGGTCGACGGTGCGCCGCAGCAGGAGCTGGTCTTCATCGGCGTGCGGCTCGACGCCGAGCGGATGCGGGCCCTGCTGGACCGCGCCCTGCTCACCGACGACGAGGTCGCCGAGGGGCCCGCCGCCTGGGTCGAGTACCCGGACCGGCTACCGGCGTGGAACGTGCCGGCGCACCGTCATTGACCGGCGAGCGCGGCCCGCGCGGCCCCCGTGGCCGCCGCGGCGACCTCCGGAATCAGGGAGAGCCGCGTGCGGCGCTCGAGCAGGTCCGCCTCGGTGATCGCGCCCTCGACGACGGCACCGAAGACCAGCTCCGCGCCGGTGACCTCAGTACCCGCGGCGACCGGCGCGGCGAGAGCCGGATCGGTCGCGCCGAGCGCCACCACGGCGGAGGCCTCGGTGCCGTAGGCGCGGACCAGCCGCTCGGGGGCGTCGATGCGCCGCAGCGCGTCCCGCGTCGCGGCGCCCACCAGGGGGAGCGTCGTGGTGACGCACGGGCCGGCAGGTAGGCCCGACGTCGCCAGCGCGGCGTCCACCGCGTCCTCCGCCATCCGCCGGTACGTCGTGAGCTTGCCACCGACGACCGTCACCAGGCCGTCGCCGCGGGTGAGCACCGCGTGCTTGCGGGAGACGTCCGCGGTCCGTCCGGCGCCCGAATCGAGGAGCGGGCGCAGGCCGGCGAAGGTGCCCACCACGTCCTCGCGGGTCAGCGGCGTGCCGAGGGCGAGGTTCACCGTCGCGAGGAGGAAGTCGATCTCGTCGTCCGAGGGCGTCGGCACGTCGGGGAGCGGGCCGTCGGCCTCCTCGTCCGTGAGGCCCACGTAGACCCGCCCGTCCGGCTGCGGCAGCGCGAAGACGTACCGCCCGAACGCGCCGGGAACGGGCACCGTCAGGCCCGCAGTGAGCCCGCCGAAACTCTCCTGCCGGAGGACGAGGTGCGTGCCGCGGCTCGGGCGCAGCGAGATCGCCGGGTCGACGGTGCCCGACCACACGCCGGTCGCGTTGATCACGACCTTCGCCCGGACGGTGACCGAGTGGCCCGTCAGCCCGTCGGTGACGGTCGCCGCGGTGCCGGTGACCTGCGAGGCGGTGCAATGCGTGAGGATCGTCGCGCCGTGGCCGGCGGCGGTCCGGGCGATGCCGACCGTGAGCCGGGCGTCGTCGGTGAGCTGTCCGTCCCAGTTGAGGAGCCCGCCGCGCAGGCCCGTGCGGCGCACCGTCGGGGCCATGGCGATGACCTCTCCTGCGGAGATCCGGCGGGAGCGGGCGAGTTCGGACGACGGCGTGCGGGCGGCGAGGCGCAGCGCATCGCCCGCGAGGAAGCCGACGCGGGTGAGCGCGGCGTCCCGGCGCCGGACGTCGCCGAGCAGCGGCACGACCTGCGGCAGGGGGCGGGTCAGGTGCGGCGCGATCACGCGGATCAGTGCGTCGCGCTCCACGGCGCTCTCGTAGGCGATGCCCACGGCGCCCGAGGCCAGGTACCGCAGGCCTCCGTGCACCAGTTTCGACGACCAGCGGCTGGTGCCGAAAGCGAGGTCGTGCTTCTCCACCAGCGCGACGCGCAGCCCGCGGCTCGCGGCGTCGAGCGCGACGCCGGTCCCGGTGACGCCGCCGCCGATGACCAGCACGTCGACCGACGGGTCGGCCGCCAGCGCGGCGAGGTCGGCGGCGCGGCGGGCG contains:
- a CDS encoding peptidylprolyl isomerase, whose product is MPSNEERRQAAREKLAKQNERREADARKRKVKAIGAGVAVVAVAAVVAAYIWVPAGPRAPLRVAAENKFKSLHVTCDFGDRDPAADARKSIDSQKKQIATMRTQIADAQKRLPTMPADQKASFQQQIDAAIEQTDSSEKSIAEAEKQLPTLDKLTERNKSLTKPEGKDVPNTGTMTGTITTNSGPIGFELDRSKAPCNVETFVALMQAKYFDATTCHRETASEAADKKSGLFVLQCGDPSATGLGGPSWTSPDEAPKFLKAASAESNPMQAAQNVIYPAGTIAVANANQQSNPQTGQEGTYNTGSSQFFLVYKDTTLPANYSVIGKTDDAGLTVLQQIAKKGIVPKPGDPAPKPGTPVTDGKPKDPVDITTMALAAQ
- a CDS encoding MBL fold metallo-hydrolase gives rise to the protein MLITGFPAGVFQTNCYVVAAGPDSDAVVIDPGQDAVEPLKQLLAEHRLNPVAVLLTHGHLDHTWTAQPFADEYGIPVHIHEGDRPMLADPAVGIGAALGAMIGDQVFVEPQKVIDLVDGEPVTLAGITFGVDHAPGHSAGSIVFTVEAPAVDGAGAPVEGETVTVAFDGDVLFQGSIGRTDLPGGSHEQLLGSIAAKLLPLRDDTVVLPGHGPATTIGRERASNPFLQGLTGTETPGERKGRYGL
- the hisS gene encoding histidine--tRNA ligase, producing MSAGSFQAPKGIPDYIPVPSGEKNSSADFLAVRTALLRATAEAGYGYIELPIFEDTTLFARGVGESTDVVAKEMYTFADRGDRSVTLRPEGTAGVVRAVLQHGLDRGQLPVKAAYAGPFFRYERPQEGRYRQLQQVGMEAIGVDDPALDAEVIAVADRAYRSVGLDGFRLEVSSLGDATCRPQYRAKLQEFLFALDLDEETRRRAEINPLRVLDDKRPEVKAMTADAPLMIDNLTPEPKEHFEKVLGYLDAMGVPYVVNPRLVRGLDYYTKTCFEFVHDGLGAQSGIGGGGRYDGLVEQLGGREGVTGVGFGLGVDRTLLALAAEGKRAPAAPRVVAFGVPLGDAARDAMVPLLGRLRSAGVASDMAYGNRAMKGAMKAADRSGARFALILGDAELEQGVVMVKDLAKGEQRALPIDTVVDVIVTESSESAG
- a CDS encoding Rv2578c family radical SAM protein; translation: MRWDGQLLSDAGSGVRALPGLEGVGRTVTTPEFEGITFHEVLCKSALNKLPESSAMPFSWTVNPYRGCTHACTYCFARSSHEYLEFDAGGDFDSQIVVKTNLVPVLKKELRRASWRGEPVALGTNTDPYQRAEGRYRLMPGVIGALAGAGSPISILTKGTLLRRDLPLLTTAATRVPVQLSVSLALLDPELQRSLEPGTPKPEARLELIRAIAEAGFDCHVMVAPVVPYLTDDAASLRALIAALADAGAASASVMALNLTGRYRDWFLGWLSENHPMLVRRYRQLYGSTGRVSADYRTHLRARVTPMLEEFGLLRLEDPYASPPQRVPRAPRVDGSAAPDLQESLF
- a CDS encoding ArsR/SmtB family transcription factor — protein: MSVFAAIADPVRRRIVVLLSGAPMTAGQIAAEFDISRPAVSRHLRVLRDAGVVEGGPSGDDGRERSYALRLAALDEVDDWLARVRGPARLGGLLASPALDTEVRRARRDNARAAGAAGVSTEIDRPHERGTA
- a CDS encoding SRPBCC family protein, with product MTKQATGRVESTGDGRDLILERYFDAGVDDVWASITEPERTARWFGGWTGEPGVGSVVQVTMGFEEGSPVMPMTITACEPPRRLGVHAKDEYGEWNLEALVERDGDRTRLTFVHHLDAAANAAEVGPGWEYYLDALVAAENGSAAPDFADYFPAMSTHYGGR
- a CDS encoding GTP-binding protein, which produces MTASAPLPVTVLSGFLGAGKTTLLNHLLTNRDGLRIAVIVNDMSEVNVDAALVDLGGFDRTEEKLVELSNGCICCTLREDLVDAVGAIARQRTPEGGPRFDHLVIESTGISEPMPVAATFDWTFDDGSRLGDLAALDTMVTVVDASTFLGEIARGTSLAQRGLGAAAGDERSIADLLIDQVEFADVVLISKLDLVSAAAGGAVEATVRRLNPRAQVRPLRRGEIAVTEVIGTGLFDHDAASSVAGWDDEVIGGHTPETEEYGISSMAYRADRPFHPQRLLEALADVRAVLRSKGFCWIASRPDLVGVWSQAGPNLTIEPAAYWSQVDGAPQQELVFIGVRLDAERMRALLDRALLTDDEVAEGPAAWVEYPDRLPAWNVPAHRH
- a CDS encoding glycerol-3-phosphate dehydrogenase/oxidase; this translates as MTATVGTIDPATRLSAARRAADLAALAADPSVDVLVIGGGVTGTGVALDAASRGLRVALVEKHDLAFGTSRWSSKLVHGGLRYLASGAVGIAYESAVERDALIRVIAPHLTRPLPQVVPLLGDVRRRDAALTRVGFLAGDALRLAARTPSSELARSRRISAGEVIAMAPTVRRTGLRGGLLNWDGQLTDDARLTVGIARTAAGHGATILTHCTASQVTGTAATVTDGLTGHSVTVRAKVVINATGVWSGTVDPAISLRPSRGTHLVLRQESFGGLTAGLTVPVPGAFGRYVFALPQPDGRVYVGLTDEEADGPLPDVPTPSDDEIDFLLATVNLALGTPLTREDVVGTFAGLRPLLDSGAGRTADVSRKHAVLTRGDGLVTVVGGKLTTYRRMAEDAVDAALATSGLPAGPCVTTTLPLVGAATRDALRRIDAPERLVRAYGTEASAVVALGATDPALAAPVAAGTEVTGAELVFGAVVEGAITEADLLERRTRLSLIPEVAAAATGAARAALAGQ